One window of the Tetragenococcus koreensis genome contains the following:
- a CDS encoding Gfo/Idh/MocA family protein translates to MTVKVGIIGCGGIANGKHLPALSQIKEVEFVAFCDIIVERAQKAKEEYGKVNSEIFEDYNEMLESIDLDMVHVLTPNDTHAVISIAAMEANNHVMCEKPMAKTSKEARQMIEVSKQTGKKLTIGYQNRFRTDAQYLHEICQEGELGEIYTAKAHAIRRRAVPTWGVFLDEEAQGGGPLIDIGTHALDLTLWMMGNYKPKYVVGNTYHKLAETKNAANAWGPWDPKEFTVEDSAFGFIVMENGATIFLEASWALNSLDVKEAKTTLMGTKGGADMNDGLTINGEDHGLLYDKEIQLETGGVDFYDGEGDDPELLEAQSWIKAVTNGTEVVVKPEEALVVTEILEAIYKASATGEPVYLYERGAR, encoded by the coding sequence ATGACAGTTAAAGTTGGCATTATTGGCTGCGGTGGAATCGCAAATGGGAAACATCTACCGGCGCTATCGCAAATTAAAGAAGTAGAATTTGTCGCTTTTTGCGATATTATCGTTGAGCGCGCACAAAAAGCAAAAGAAGAATACGGCAAGGTAAATTCAGAAATATTTGAGGATTATAATGAAATGCTTGAGTCAATTGATCTAGATATGGTTCACGTATTGACGCCTAACGATACTCATGCAGTGATTTCGATTGCGGCAATGGAGGCAAACAATCACGTAATGTGTGAAAAACCAATGGCAAAAACATCTAAAGAAGCGCGACAAATGATCGAAGTTTCAAAGCAAACGGGCAAGAAGTTAACCATTGGTTATCAAAACCGGTTCAGAACAGATGCGCAATATTTGCATGAGATTTGCCAAGAAGGCGAATTAGGCGAAATTTACACAGCGAAAGCCCATGCGATCAGACGGCGTGCGGTACCAACATGGGGTGTATTTTTAGATGAAGAAGCCCAGGGTGGTGGTCCGCTGATTGATATTGGAACCCATGCGCTGGATTTAACTTTGTGGATGATGGGTAATTATAAGCCAAAATATGTTGTCGGCAATACTTATCACAAATTAGCTGAAACAAAAAATGCTGCGAATGCTTGGGGTCCTTGGGATCCGAAAGAATTTACAGTAGAGGATTCGGCATTTGGTTTTATTGTAATGGAAAATGGAGCGACTATTTTTCTTGAAGCCAGTTGGGCGTTAAACAGCTTGGATGTCAAAGAAGCGAAAACAACCTTGATGGGAACCAAAGGCGGTGCGGACATGAATGATGGTTTGACGATCAACGGCGAAGATCATGGGTTACTTTATGATAAAGAAATTCAATTAGAAACCGGTGGGGTTGACTTTTATGATGGAGAAGGCGATGACCCAGAATTGTTAGAAGCTCAATCATGGATTAAAGCAGTAACTAATGGTACCGAAGTTGTTGTTAAACCGGAAGAAGCTTTAGTAGTCACAGAAATCTTAGAAGCGATTTATAAAGCGTCTGCAACAGGTGAACCGGTTTATTTGTATGAAAGGGGTGCTAGATGA
- a CDS encoding sugar phosphate isomerase/epimerase family protein: MKLGVFTPLFNNLTFDEMIEEAAEKGLEAVEIGTGGSPGSAHLDIDQLLASSDARKEYLHKLQDKGLEISALSAHHNPISADKEIATQGDELLRKTIKLANLMNVPVVNGFSGVSGGNPTDTANNWPVLPWPSSYSDIYKYQWEEKLIPYWKEINTEAESAGVKIGIELHGGFLLHTPYTMLRLREETGKAIGCNLDPSHMWWQGIDPVAAVKILGKENAIHHFHAKDTYLDQDNINMHGVTDMQPYNNVETRAWTFRTVGYGHDMKVWSDIISALRIYGYDHVLSIEHEDPIMSIDEGLTKAIKNLKGVMIKEEPSEMWWA; the protein is encoded by the coding sequence ATGAAATTAGGCGTATTTACACCCCTATTTAATAACTTAACATTTGATGAAATGATCGAAGAAGCAGCTGAAAAAGGGTTGGAAGCAGTAGAAATTGGTACCGGAGGTTCTCCGGGTTCGGCACATTTAGACATTGATCAATTGCTGGCAAGTAGTGACGCTCGTAAAGAATATTTGCATAAATTACAAGATAAAGGATTAGAAATCTCGGCTTTGAGTGCGCACCATAATCCAATTTCAGCAGATAAAGAAATCGCGACACAAGGCGATGAACTGCTGCGCAAAACGATCAAATTAGCGAATTTGATGAATGTCCCCGTTGTTAACGGTTTTTCTGGAGTATCCGGTGGTAATCCAACTGATACAGCGAATAACTGGCCGGTACTTCCTTGGCCGAGTTCTTATTCAGATATTTATAAGTACCAATGGGAAGAGAAATTAATTCCTTATTGGAAAGAAATTAATACAGAAGCTGAAAGTGCCGGAGTGAAAATCGGCATCGAATTGCATGGTGGCTTCTTACTTCATACGCCATACACAATGTTGCGTTTGCGTGAAGAAACCGGTAAAGCGATCGGTTGTAATTTGGATCCAAGTCACATGTGGTGGCAAGGGATCGATCCAGTTGCGGCAGTGAAAATTTTAGGGAAAGAAAACGCCATTCATCATTTCCATGCTAAAGATACCTATTTGGATCAAGATAATATCAATATGCACGGAGTAACGGATATGCAGCCTTACAACAATGTTGAAACGCGTGCTTGGACTTTCCGTACGGTGGGCTACGGTCATGACATGAAAGTTTGGTCAGATATCATCTCAGCTTTACGAATTTATGGCTATGATCATGTTTTAAGTATTGAACATGAAGACCCGATCATGTCGATCGATGAAGGTTTGACTAAAGCCATTAAGAATTTAAAAGGCGTGATGATTAAAGAAGAACCATCTGAGATGTGGTGGGCATAA
- a CDS encoding ThuA domain-containing protein, translating to MINVTIWNEFRHEKTDEAVQKMYPKGIHGQLATVIGEECSVKTATLDEPEHGLTEKVLEETDVLLWWGHIAHDEVDDAIVQRVHDRVLQGMGLVVLHSGHLSKIFRKLMGTSCDLKWREDGKSARLWNVNPSHPIVAGVGEFIDLEHEEMYGEHFDIPAPDELIFVSGYPGSEVFRSGCVFRRGNGKIFYFQPGHETYNSYYNEKVQRVIKNAVHFCAPTENIYPTYGHYEGEDNK from the coding sequence ATGATTAATGTAACAATTTGGAACGAGTTTCGTCATGAAAAAACAGATGAAGCAGTGCAAAAAATGTACCCTAAAGGAATTCATGGACAGTTAGCAACTGTCATTGGAGAAGAATGTTCGGTGAAAACGGCAACTTTGGATGAACCAGAACATGGTTTAACAGAAAAAGTATTGGAAGAAACGGATGTCTTGCTTTGGTGGGGACATATTGCTCATGATGAAGTTGATGACGCAATTGTTCAACGAGTACATGACCGTGTTCTACAAGGAATGGGACTAGTCGTACTTCATTCAGGACATCTATCCAAGATTTTTAGAAAGTTAATGGGAACGTCTTGTGACTTGAAATGGCGAGAAGATGGTAAATCCGCTCGTCTCTGGAATGTGAACCCTAGTCATCCAATTGTCGCAGGAGTTGGTGAATTTATTGACTTGGAACATGAAGAAATGTATGGCGAGCATTTCGATATTCCGGCACCAGATGAATTAATTTTTGTCAGTGGATATCCTGGAAGCGAAGTGTTCCGTAGTGGTTGTGTTTTTCGCCGCGGTAACGGCAAGATCTTTTATTTTCAACCAGGACATGAGACCTACAATAGTTACTACAATGAAAAAGTGCAACGTGTGATAAAAAATGCGGTTCATTTTTGTGCACCGACTGAAAATATTTACCCTACTTATGGACATTATGAAGGAGAGGATAACAAATGA